Genomic window (Streptomyces sp. RerS4):
CGACCGCGCCGAGGGCGGCGACGACCGACAGCAGGAAGCCGAGGGCCGCCTTGAGCGGGACCAGGATCGAACGGAAGACCAGCATCAGCAGCAGGAAGGCGAGGCCGACGACGAGCGCGAGGTAGGGCAGCAGCGCGTCGTTCATCTTCTGCGAGAAGTCGATGTTCATCGCCGTGGCGCCGGTGACGAAGACGTCGTCCCCGCTGCCGTCGCGGATCGAGTGGACCAGGTCCTCGGTCTGCGTCGAGGACGGGCGGTCCTTCGGGATCACGCTGATGACGGCGGCGTCCTTGGCCTCGTTCGGCATCGGCGGCATCACCGCGACGACGCCCTCCAGGCCCTTGATCCGCTCGGCGGTCTGGTCGGCGAGCGCCTTGTCACCGTCCACGACGACCATCAGCGGGCCGTTGAAGCCGGGGCCGAAGCCCTCGGAGAGCAGGTCGTACGCCTTGCGCTGGGTGGTGGAGACCGGCTGGGCGCCGTCGTCCGGCAGGCCCATCTCCAGCTTGCTCGCCGGGATGGCGATCACGCCGAGGCCGATCACGCCGGCCAGCAGCACCATGACGGGGCGGCGCAGGACGAAACGGGCCCAGCGGGTGCCGCCGTTGGGCTTGGGCTCCGCGCCGGCCGCCTGCTTGGCCTTGCCGCCCTTGCCGAAGAGCTTGCTCTTCTCACCGGCCGGCAGGACCTTCCGGCCGGCGAAGCCGAGGATGGCCGGGACCAGGGTGAGTGCCACCAGGACGGCGATGACCACGGTGCCGGCGGCCGCGAAGCCCATCTTCGTCAGCATCGGGATGTTGACGACGGCCAGGCCCACGAGGGCGATGACCACGGTCAGACCGGCGAACACCACGGCGGAACCGGCGGTTCCGGCGGCCCGGCCGGCGGCCTCGTCCCGCTCACGGCCCTCGGCCAGCTCCACGCGGTAGCGGGAGACGATGAAGAGGGCGTAGTCGATGCCGACCGCGAGGCCGATCATCATCGCGAGGGTGGAGGTGGTGTTGCCGAGGTCGAGGACGTTGGCGAGCGCGGTGATGGAGGAGACGCCGATGCCGACGCCGATCAGCGCGGTCAGCAGCGGCAGTCCGGCCGCGATCAGCGAACCGAAGGTGATGACGAGGACGATCGCCGCGACCAGGATGCCGATGATCTCACCGGAGCCGGTCTCGGGAGCGGCCATCAGCGCGTCACCGCCGATCTCGACCTGGAGACCGGCCTGCTGGGCCGCGTGACCGGAATCCGTCAGCGCCTCGCGGGTGGCGTCCTTCAACTCCATCCCGCTGACCTTGTACTTCACGCTGATGTAGGTGGTCGAGCCGTCCTGGCTGACCGCCTGCGTCCGGTACGGGTCGTCGACCGTGGCCACCTGGTCGGCGCCGGCGCCGCCCTTCAGCCCCGAGATCATCTTCTCGACCTCGGTCTTGGTGGCCGGGTCGGTGACCTTGGCCCCCGCCGGGGCCTTGACGACGATCCGGGCGGTCGCGCCGTCGGCGGACATGCCCGGGAACTTCTTGTCCAGCAGGTCGAAGGCCTTCTGGGCCTCCGTGCCGGGTATCGAGAACGAGCCGGAGGTGGGCGCGGAGGCCGTCGCGGCGCCGAAGCCCGCGGCGAACAGCAGCGCCACCCACAGAAGGGCGACGAGACCGCGGCGCCGGAAGGCACCGCGGCCGAGCCGGTAGAGGAAGGTGGCCACGTCGTGGTTCTCCCGTTTCAGGTCGTGGGATGGATCCGGGACGGATCGGGGCGATCCGTGACGGATCAGGGCGTCAAAAGCCGGCCCGACGACGAGAGCGGCGTGTCAGGAACAGCGGGTGCGGTGCGGGATGGTGCGGGTTCTTCGGTTCGGTCGGGCGTCAGACACCGAGGGCGGGGAAGACCACGGCGTCGATGAACTCACCGAGGAACGCCCGGTCGACGGACCGGTCCTCGATCAGCGGGAGCGCGATGAACGCCCCGATGAGCATGTGCGGCACGAAATCCAGGGCCGGACAGTCCGGCCGGATCTCGCCCCGGTCGACCGCGCGTTGCAGCATGACCTTGAGACCGCCCAGTTCCGGGTCGACCAGCAGGTCGCGCAGCGCCCTGTGCAGCTCCGGGCTCTCGTGGACGGCATGGGCCAGACCCCGCATCAGCGCGGTGTCCTTGGCCATCTGCGCGTCGTCGGAGCACGCGACCATGCGCTCGAAGTCCCCGCGGAGGCTGCCCGTGTCGATCTCCCCGAGGGTGACCGGTTGGGTGCATCGCAGGGCTCGGGCGACCAGCTCCGGCTTGCTCCCCCACTGGCGGTAGAGGGTGGCCTTGCTGGACTTCGTACGGGCGGCGACCGCATCCATGGTGAGGGCCTCGTATCCGACCTCGCGCAGGAGGTCGAGGACCGCGCCGTGGAGTTCGGCCTCGCGCTCGGGGGTGATCCGGCTGCGCCGGACCGCCATCGGCTCGGTCATCTCCGGTTCCTCCCCAGCACGCTCGTCGACACGCTCGCCCACCTTACGGTCATCGCCACGGTCATCACCCGCGGCGCTCGGTGAACGAAACCGTTCCGTACACCTGAGACGATACCCCTCGCCACAACGAAACGAAACCGTTCCGTTTCGATGGAGGAGTGGGATGGGTCACGCGACCGCGTCCACGCACGTCACCTGCCGGAGTGACACGGCGATCACCTGTACGAGTTGCCGCGCCCCCCTCACGCGGAAAGCATTGGGGGGTGAGTCACGACGTCGCGTACCTCCGCTTCCCGCACCTGCACGACGACCTGCTGTGCTTCGCCACCGAGGACGACCTCTGGGTCGCCCCGCTCGTCCCCGAGGGCCACACCCCCGGCCGCGCCTGGCGGATCACCGTCGACCGGACCCGGGTCGGCCACCCCCGGTTCTCCCCGGACGGACGACACATCGCCTTCACCACCTGGCGCAGCCTCGACCCGGAGATCCACCTCGCCCCCGTCGACGGCGGCCCCGCCCGCCGGCTCAGCTACTGGGGCGCCACCGACACCCGCGTCTGTGGCTGGACCCCGCCCGACGAGGACGGCCGCAGCGACATCCTCGCCGTCTCCTCGCACGGCCAGCCCTTCTCCTACTTCTCCTGGGCCTACAGCCTGCCCACCGACGGCAGCCCCGGCGGCCGCCTGCCCTGGGGCCCGGTCTCCGACATCGCCGTCCACGACGGACCCGACGGCGAACGCCGCACCCTGCTGCTCACCGGCAAACCCCCGCACGAGCCCGCCGCCTGGAAGCGCTACCGCGGCGGCGCCACCGGCCGGCTGTGGCTGCACGGGCAGCGACTCCTGGAGGACATCGAGGGCCACCTCGACGCGCCGATGTTCGTCGCCGGACGCATCGCCTTCCTCTCCGACCACGAAGGCGTCGGCAACCTCTACTCCTGCCTGCCCGACGGCGGCGATCTGCGGCGCCACACCGACCACGACGAGTTCTACGCCCGGCACGCCTCCAGCGACGGCTCCCGGATCGTCTACCAGTGCGCGGGCGACATCTGGCTGGTCGACTCCCTCGCCCCCGACGCCCTGCCCCGCAAGCTCCCCGTCCGCCTCGGCGGCCCGCGCGCGGGGCGGCGTACGTACCAGGTGCCGGCCGCCAGCCACGTCGACTCGCTGTCCGTCGACACCACCGGGCGGGCCAGCGCCGTCATCGTGCGCGGCAGCCTCTACTGGCTCACCCACCGCGACGGCCCCGCCCGTACCATCGCCGACACGCCCGGCGTACGGGTGCGCCTGCCGGAGATGCTCGGCGGCGGCGGCCAGATCGCCTACGTCACCGACGCCGAGGGCGAGGACGCGATCGAGATC
Coding sequences:
- a CDS encoding MMPL family transporter, producing MATFLYRLGRGAFRRRGLVALLWVALLFAAGFGAATASAPTSGSFSIPGTEAQKAFDLLDKKFPGMSADGATARIVVKAPAGAKVTDPATKTEVEKMISGLKGGAGADQVATVDDPYRTQAVSQDGSTTYISVKYKVSGMELKDATREALTDSGHAAQQAGLQVEIGGDALMAAPETGSGEIIGILVAAIVLVITFGSLIAAGLPLLTALIGVGIGVSSITALANVLDLGNTTSTLAMMIGLAVGIDYALFIVSRYRVELAEGRERDEAAGRAAGTAGSAVVFAGLTVVIALVGLAVVNIPMLTKMGFAAAGTVVIAVLVALTLVPAILGFAGRKVLPAGEKSKLFGKGGKAKQAAGAEPKPNGGTRWARFVLRRPVMVLLAGVIGLGVIAIPASKLEMGLPDDGAQPVSTTQRKAYDLLSEGFGPGFNGPLMVVVDGDKALADQTAERIKGLEGVVAVMPPMPNEAKDAAVISVIPKDRPSSTQTEDLVHSIRDGSGDDVFVTGATAMNIDFSQKMNDALLPYLALVVGLAFLLLMLVFRSILVPLKAALGFLLSVVAALGAVVAVFQWGWLGSLFGVEQTGPIMSMMPIFMVGVVFGLAMDYEVFLVTRMREAYVHGERPGQAVVTGFRYSARVVVAAAVIMIAVFAGFIGASEQMVKMIGFGLAVAVFFDAFVVRMAIVPAVLALLGHKAWWLPKWLDRILPNVDVEGESLRKHLGESGSASEDGHGPDKDRELVNA
- a CDS encoding TetR/AcrR family transcriptional regulator, translated to MTEPMAVRRSRITPEREAELHGAVLDLLREVGYEALTMDAVAARTKSSKATLYRQWGSKPELVARALRCTQPVTLGEIDTGSLRGDFERMVACSDDAQMAKDTALMRGLAHAVHESPELHRALRDLLVDPELGGLKVMLQRAVDRGEIRPDCPALDFVPHMLIGAFIALPLIEDRSVDRAFLGEFIDAVVFPALGV